In Gordonia phthalatica, one genomic interval encodes:
- a CDS encoding tRNA (adenine-N1)-methyltransferase — translation MASSGPFVVGDRVQLTDSKGRKFTVHLEAGKQFHTHRGGIDHDDLIGADEGTIVEAASGTQYLALRPLLTDYIVSMPRGAQVIYPKDSAQIVTEGDIFPGARVLEAGAGSGALTLSLLRAVGTEGSVLSYEVREDHAEHAVRNVETFLGGHPDNWELRVRDLAEHDPAEQVDRIILDMVTPWDCLDVVSKTLQPGGVLTVYVATVTQLSRMVEALREQQCWTEPRAWESLVRDWSAVGLAVRPEHRMQGHTAFLITARRLADGTETLRVQRRPTRG, via the coding sequence ATGGCCAGTTCCGGACCGTTCGTCGTAGGCGACCGCGTACAGCTCACCGATTCCAAGGGACGCAAGTTCACCGTCCACCTGGAGGCGGGCAAGCAGTTCCACACCCATCGCGGCGGGATCGATCACGACGATCTCATCGGCGCGGACGAGGGCACCATCGTCGAGGCGGCCTCGGGAACCCAGTACCTGGCACTGCGCCCGCTGCTCACCGACTACATCGTGTCCATGCCGCGCGGCGCGCAGGTGATCTACCCGAAGGACTCCGCGCAGATCGTCACCGAAGGCGACATCTTCCCGGGGGCGCGCGTCCTCGAGGCCGGTGCCGGGTCGGGCGCGCTGACCCTGTCGCTGCTGCGCGCCGTCGGCACCGAGGGATCGGTCCTCTCGTACGAGGTGCGCGAGGACCACGCCGAGCACGCCGTCCGCAATGTGGAGACCTTCCTCGGCGGCCACCCCGACAACTGGGAGCTGCGGGTCCGCGATCTCGCCGAGCACGACCCCGCCGAGCAGGTGGATCGGATCATCCTCGACATGGTGACCCCGTGGGACTGCCTCGACGTGGTGTCCAAGACGCTGCAACCGGGCGGCGTGCTCACCGTCTACGTCGCGACCGTCACCCAGCTCTCCCGCATGGTGGAGGCGCTCCGCGAGCAGCAGTGCTGGACCGAACCCCGCGCCTGGGAGTCCCTGGTCCGCGATTGGAGCGCCGTCGGCCTCGCCGTCCGTCCCGAGCACCGCATGCAGGGGCACACCGCGTTCCTCATCACCGCGCGCCGCCTGGCCGACGGCACGGAGACCCTTCGGGTGCAGCGTCGCCCGACTCGCGGATGA
- the arc gene encoding proteasome ATPase, with amino-acid sequence MTESDRSPSSSVEFSNMQQRVDSLTVRNGKLTELLKESRQQLIALREEVDNLGQPPSGYGVLLHVCDDGTVDAFTSGRKMRLTLSPNIDPTALHRGQSLRLNEALTVVEALGFDTVGEISTLREVLADGKRALVVGHSDEERIVQLAQPLMSVDDGGESTRRLRPGDSLMIDPKAGYALERIPKAEVEDLVLEEVPDVDYEDIGGLRRQIEQIRDAVELPFLHKELFHEYSLRPPKGVLLYGPPGNGKTLIAKAVANSLARKIAEAQGDDAHEAKSYFLNIKGPELLNKFVGETERHIRLIFQRAREKASEGTPVIVFFDEMDSIFRTRGSGVSSDVETTVVPQLLSEIDGVEGLENVIVIGASNREDMIDPAILRPGRLDVKIKIERPDAESAVDIFSKYLVPDLPLHPDDLAEFDGDRQACVNGMIQRVVERMYAETDDNRFLEVTYANGDKEIMYFKDFNSGAMIQNIVDRAKKYAIKSFLDTGQTGLRITHLLDSILDEFSENEDLPNTTNPDDWARISGKKGERIVYIRTLVTGKTGGASRAIDTESNTGQYL; translated from the coding sequence ATGACCGAGTCCGATCGTTCGCCCAGTAGCAGTGTCGAGTTCTCGAACATGCAGCAGCGCGTCGACAGTCTCACCGTGCGCAACGGAAAACTGACCGAACTGCTCAAAGAGTCGCGACAGCAGCTCATCGCCCTCCGCGAGGAGGTCGACAACCTCGGTCAGCCGCCCAGCGGTTACGGCGTCCTGCTGCACGTCTGCGACGACGGCACCGTCGACGCGTTCACCTCGGGTCGCAAGATGCGTCTGACGCTGTCCCCGAACATCGACCCGACCGCGCTGCACCGCGGTCAGTCGCTGCGCCTCAACGAGGCGCTCACCGTCGTCGAGGCCCTCGGCTTCGACACCGTGGGCGAGATCAGCACGCTTCGCGAGGTCCTCGCGGACGGCAAGCGCGCGTTGGTCGTCGGGCACAGCGACGAGGAGCGGATCGTTCAACTGGCGCAGCCGCTGATGTCGGTCGACGACGGCGGCGAGAGCACGCGGCGACTCCGCCCGGGCGATTCCCTGATGATCGACCCGAAGGCCGGCTATGCCCTGGAGCGCATTCCGAAGGCCGAGGTCGAAGACCTTGTCCTGGAAGAGGTCCCCGACGTCGACTACGAGGACATCGGTGGTCTGCGCAGGCAGATCGAACAGATCCGCGACGCCGTCGAACTGCCGTTCCTGCACAAGGAACTGTTCCACGAGTACTCACTGCGGCCGCCGAAGGGCGTGCTGCTGTACGGCCCTCCCGGAAACGGAAAGACGCTCATCGCCAAGGCCGTCGCCAACTCCCTGGCACGCAAGATCGCGGAGGCGCAGGGCGACGACGCGCACGAGGCCAAGTCGTACTTCTTGAACATCAAGGGCCCCGAACTCCTCAACAAGTTCGTCGGCGAGACCGAACGGCACATCCGCCTGATCTTCCAGCGGGCACGCGAGAAGGCCTCCGAGGGCACCCCGGTCATCGTCTTCTTCGACGAGATGGACTCGATCTTCCGCACCCGCGGATCCGGCGTCTCGTCGGACGTCGAGACCACCGTCGTGCCGCAGCTGCTCAGCGAGATCGACGGCGTGGAGGGCCTGGAGAACGTCATCGTGATCGGCGCCTCCAACCGCGAGGACATGATCGACCCCGCGATCCTGCGCCCGGGCCGCCTGGACGTCAAGATCAAGATCGAGCGTCCGGACGCGGAGTCGGCCGTCGACATCTTCTCCAAGTATCTGGTGCCCGACCTGCCGCTGCACCCGGACGACCTCGCCGAGTTCGACGGCGACCGCCAGGCCTGCGTCAACGGCATGATCCAGCGCGTGGTGGAGCGGATGTACGCCGAGACCGACGACAACCGGTTCCTCGAGGTCACCTACGCCAACGGCGACAAGGAGATCATGTACTTCAAGGACTTCAACTCGGGAGCGATGATCCAGAACATCGTCGACCGGGCGAAGAAGTACGCGATCAAGTCGTTCCTCGACACCGGGCAGACGGGCCTGCGGATCACGCATCTGCTGGACTCGATCCTCGACGAGTTCTCCGAGAACGAGGACCTGCCGAACACGACGAACCCGGACGACTGGGCTCGGATCTCCGGCAAGAAGGGCGAGCGGATCGTCTACATCCGGACCCTCGTGACCGGCAAGACGGGCGGTGCCAGCCGCGCCATCGACACGGAATCGAACACCGGCCAGTACCTCTGA
- a CDS encoding FHA domain-containing protein, with product MNTSMITPLRVHVAQARPLVVRTSPATLGRTPDNDVVVNHPLVSRVHLAFEWAQGWSVVDRGSTNGFFVDGVKQTSVRVDRPIAIRVGDAATGPLIELSPQPPVQRTPPTQTPPPAQQTMVAPASQPTPIQRPQAPQPPQARPQRQQGQRPPQNPAGPPSGPSRPAPRPGRPAPSTAPIGAQQPPGGYRQAPPRFGALPDAPHLAALHQNASAVYEVPGELRHRETISLKGVQTIGRTPDNDIVVSDVLASRHHARMTSTPQGMLLEDLGSVNGTFVNGQRVMAHRLSESDVVTIGNSDFVLSGGQLVRGRPQAQVAGGLRVDGVGLTVDGGKQLLNDISFTAAPGTLTAIIGPSGAGKSTVSKIVAGLNTPTVGVVTFEDRGVHSEYEALRSRIGMVPQDDVLHRKLTLRQALRYAAELRLPADLSTSDRDEVIDGVLSELQLTEHVDTRVDKLSGGQRKRASVAMELLTGPSLLILDEPTSGLDPALDQQVMKTLRRLADAGRVVLVVTHSVAYLGLCDQVLLLAPGGKTSFCGAPNDVATEMGTSDWAEIFSYVADKPDQAWAQYRQRHPHTAPPPQAPQSTTPATVPKMGLLRQTSTVARRQVRLVWADTGYLVVLLLMPVVLGLLTLVIPGDKGFSRAILPPTNNYVPPKDPGEALQILTVLVIGAAFMGTALAVRDLVGERGIFERERAVGLRPGAYLTAKVVVFSLMSVIQVGIMFAITYALRAMPQAADIVKTGEDEPLIPPAVTLFIAVAALACVSVLVGLAISAAVKSTEQTMPPLVIVVMVQLVLSGGLFAIGSAFVKPITWLFPTYWGYTNAAQAVNIPWIADQVPQVKPDEDGTVMYSLWEPSLMHAVISYAALAAIALVLTGFIFSRLRLKRR from the coding sequence ATGAACACGTCAATGATCACCCCGCTGCGAGTGCACGTCGCCCAGGCCCGACCCCTCGTGGTGCGGACCTCACCGGCGACGCTCGGACGCACGCCGGACAACGACGTGGTGGTCAACCACCCGTTGGTCTCGCGCGTCCACCTCGCCTTCGAGTGGGCACAGGGTTGGAGTGTCGTCGACCGGGGGAGCACGAACGGGTTCTTCGTCGACGGCGTCAAGCAGACTTCGGTGCGCGTGGACCGCCCGATCGCGATCCGGGTGGGCGACGCCGCCACCGGTCCGCTGATCGAACTGTCACCGCAGCCGCCCGTCCAGCGGACCCCGCCGACGCAGACGCCGCCGCCTGCGCAGCAGACGATGGTCGCCCCGGCGTCGCAGCCGACGCCGATCCAGCGCCCGCAGGCACCGCAACCGCCCCAGGCGCGACCGCAACGCCAGCAGGGGCAGCGGCCCCCGCAGAATCCGGCTGGCCCGCCGAGCGGTCCCTCCCGTCCCGCGCCGCGCCCGGGGCGGCCTGCGCCGTCGACCGCACCGATCGGCGCGCAGCAGCCGCCCGGCGGCTACCGTCAGGCGCCCCCGCGCTTCGGGGCGCTCCCGGACGCTCCCCACCTGGCGGCACTGCACCAGAACGCCTCCGCGGTCTACGAGGTACCGGGTGAACTCCGGCATCGCGAGACCATCTCCCTGAAGGGCGTGCAGACCATCGGTCGCACCCCAGACAACGACATCGTCGTCAGCGACGTGCTGGCCTCCCGTCACCACGCGCGGATGACGAGCACACCGCAGGGCATGCTGCTGGAGGACCTCGGCAGCGTCAACGGCACGTTCGTCAACGGTCAGCGGGTGATGGCCCATCGCCTCAGCGAGAGCGACGTCGTCACGATCGGTAACTCCGACTTCGTGCTCAGCGGCGGCCAACTGGTCCGCGGCCGCCCGCAGGCCCAGGTGGCAGGCGGTCTCCGCGTGGACGGGGTCGGCCTGACCGTGGACGGCGGCAAGCAACTCCTCAACGACATCTCGTTCACCGCGGCACCCGGCACCTTGACCGCCATCATCGGCCCGTCCGGCGCAGGCAAGTCGACGGTGTCGAAGATCGTCGCGGGCCTGAACACCCCGACGGTCGGCGTCGTGACCTTCGAGGACCGCGGCGTCCACAGCGAATACGAGGCTCTCCGCTCCCGCATCGGCATGGTCCCGCAGGACGACGTCCTGCACCGCAAGCTCACGCTGCGCCAGGCGCTGCGGTACGCCGCAGAACTCCGTCTGCCCGCCGACCTCTCGACCAGCGACCGCGACGAGGTCATCGACGGCGTCCTGTCCGAGCTGCAGCTCACCGAACACGTCGACACCCGCGTCGACAAACTGTCCGGCGGCCAACGCAAACGCGCCTCCGTCGCGATGGAACTGCTGACCGGCCCGTCGCTGCTGATCCTCGACGAACCGACCTCCGGCCTGGACCCGGCGCTCGACCAGCAGGTCATGAAGACGCTGCGTCGCCTCGCCGACGCCGGCCGCGTGGTCCTTGTCGTCACCCACTCGGTGGCCTACCTCGGCCTCTGCGACCAGGTCCTGCTTCTGGCACCCGGCGGCAAGACCTCCTTCTGCGGCGCACCGAACGACGTCGCCACGGAGATGGGCACTTCCGACTGGGCCGAGATCTTCAGCTACGTCGCCGACAAGCCCGACCAGGCCTGGGCCCAATACCGACAACGCCACCCGCACACCGCGCCGCCACCGCAGGCCCCGCAGTCCACCACGCCGGCCACGGTGCCGAAGATGGGACTGCTGCGGCAGACGAGCACCGTCGCCCGCCGACAGGTCCGCCTGGTGTGGGCCGACACCGGCTACCTGGTGGTGCTGCTGCTGATGCCGGTGGTGCTGGGTCTGCTGACGCTGGTGATCCCCGGCGACAAGGGCTTCAGCCGAGCCATCCTGCCGCCGACCAACAATTACGTCCCACCGAAGGATCCCGGCGAGGCCCTCCAGATCCTGACCGTCCTCGTGATCGGTGCCGCGTTCATGGGTACCGCCCTGGCCGTCCGCGATCTGGTGGGCGAGCGGGGAATCTTCGAGCGGGAGCGGGCCGTCGGCCTCCGCCCGGGCGCCTACCTGACCGCGAAGGTCGTCGTCTTCTCGCTGATGTCGGTGATCCAGGTCGGCATCATGTTCGCGATCACCTACGCCCTGCGCGCCATGCCGCAGGCTGCGGACATCGTCAAGACGGGCGAGGACGAACCGCTGATCCCGCCCGCCGTGACCCTGTTCATCGCGGTGGCCGCGCTCGCCTGCGTCAGTGTCCTGGTGGGCCTGGCGATCTCCGCCGCGGTGAAGTCCACCGAGCAGACCATGCCGCCGCTGGTGATCGTGGTGATGGTCCAGCTGGTCCTGTCCGGCGGTCTGTTCGCGATCGGGTCGGCGTTCGTCAAGCCGATCACCTGGCTGTTCCCGACGTACTGGGGTTACACGAACGCCGCGCAGGCGGTGAACATCCCGTGGATCGCCGACCAGGTTCCGCAGGTGAAACCCGACGAGGACGGCACCGTGATGTATTCGCTGTGGGAGCCGTCGCTGATGCACGCGGTGATCAGCTACGCGGCGCTCGCCGCCATCGCTCTGGTCCTGACCGGGTTCATCTTCTCGCGGCTGCGACTGAAGCGACGCTGA
- the dop gene encoding depupylase/deamidase Dop — protein sequence MERIIGTEVEYGISAPGDPSANPIMTSTQAVLAYAAAAKVPRRDNRTRWDYEVESPMRDARGFDLGRSGGPAPIIDADEIGAANMILTNGARLYVDHAHPEYSAPEVVDPFDAVVWDKAGERVMEEAARYVASVPGAPKLQLYKNNIDGKGASYGTHENYLMRRDTPFDSIIVGLMPFFASRQVICGSGRVGIGQRGEEPGYQLSQRADYIEVEVGLETTLKRGIINTRDEPHADPEKYRRLHVIIGDANLAETATYLKVGTTSLVLDLIEAGVDLSDLALAWPVDAVHTISHDPTLRATVALENGREMTGLALQREYLDRAQKFHDAHRSDDERAAHVLATWADVLDMLERDPMECADLLDWPAKLRLLEGFRNREGLSWSASRLHLIDLQYSDVRLDKGLYNRLVARGSMQRMTTEEQVMRAVETPPTSTRAYFRGEAVRRFGADVAAASWDSVIFDLGTDSLVRIPMLEPLRGTRAHVGDLLDTAQSAAELVDKLTS from the coding sequence ATGGAGCGCATCATCGGAACCGAAGTCGAGTACGGCATCTCGGCGCCGGGAGACCCGTCCGCCAACCCGATCATGACCTCGACGCAGGCCGTCCTGGCCTACGCCGCCGCCGCGAAGGTGCCGCGCCGCGACAACCGCACGCGGTGGGACTACGAGGTCGAGTCGCCGATGCGCGACGCGCGCGGCTTCGACCTCGGACGCAGCGGGGGACCGGCCCCGATCATCGACGCCGACGAGATCGGCGCCGCCAACATGATCCTCACCAACGGTGCCCGCCTGTACGTGGATCACGCGCATCCCGAGTACTCCGCCCCCGAGGTGGTGGACCCCTTCGACGCCGTCGTGTGGGACAAGGCGGGCGAACGGGTGATGGAGGAGGCCGCGCGCTACGTCGCGAGCGTTCCCGGAGCCCCGAAGCTGCAGTTGTACAAGAACAACATCGACGGCAAGGGCGCGTCGTACGGCACGCACGAGAACTACCTGATGCGCCGCGACACACCGTTCGACTCGATCATCGTCGGCCTGATGCCCTTCTTCGCCTCGCGCCAAGTGATCTGCGGTTCCGGCCGCGTGGGCATCGGTCAGCGCGGTGAGGAGCCCGGCTACCAGCTGTCGCAGCGCGCCGACTACATCGAGGTGGAGGTGGGCCTCGAGACCACCCTCAAGCGCGGCATCATCAACACTCGCGACGAACCACACGCGGATCCGGAGAAGTACCGCCGTCTGCACGTCATCATCGGTGACGCGAACCTCGCCGAGACCGCCACCTACCTCAAGGTCGGCACCACCTCGCTCGTCCTCGACCTGATCGAGGCCGGCGTCGACCTCTCCGACCTCGCGCTCGCGTGGCCGGTCGACGCCGTCCACACCATCAGCCACGATCCGACGCTCCGAGCGACCGTCGCACTGGAGAACGGTCGCGAGATGACCGGCCTCGCGCTGCAGCGCGAGTACCTGGACCGCGCCCAGAAGTTCCACGACGCCCACCGCAGCGACGACGAACGCGCCGCACACGTCCTGGCCACCTGGGCGGACGTTCTGGACATGCTCGAGCGCGATCCGATGGAATGCGCCGACCTGCTCGACTGGCCGGCCAAGCTCCGGCTCCTGGAGGGCTTCCGTAACCGCGAGGGGCTGTCGTGGTCCGCGTCGCGCCTGCATCTGATCGACCTGCAGTACTCCGACGTCCGCCTCGACAAGGGGCTCTACAACCGCCTCGTCGCCCGCGGCTCCATGCAGCGGATGACCACCGAGGAGCAGGTGATGCGGGCCGTCGAGACGCCTCCTACCAGCACCCGCGCCTACTTCCGCGGTGAAGCGGTCCGCCGCTTCGGCGCCGACGTCGCCGCCGCCAGCTGGGACTCGGTGATCTTCGACCTCGGGACGGACTCGTTGGTCCGCATCCCGATGCTCGAACCGCTCCGCGGCACTCGAGCCCACGTCGGCGACCTGCTCGACACCGCGCAGTCCGCGGCGGAGCTGGTGGACAAGCTGACCTCGTAG
- a CDS encoding ubiquitin-like protein Pup, protein MAQEQTKRGGGSDDDDAVGGGAAGQERREKLTGETDDLLDEIDDVLEKNAEDFVRAYVQKGGE, encoded by the coding sequence ATGGCGCAGGAGCAGACCAAGCGCGGTGGCGGCAGCGACGACGACGATGCCGTCGGCGGTGGCGCTGCCGGTCAGGAACGGCGCGAGAAGCTCACCGGCGAGACCGACGACCTGCTCGACGAGATCGACGACGTGCTGGAGAAGAACGCCGAAGACTTCGTTCGCGCTTATGTCCAGAAGGGCGGCGAATGA
- the prcB gene encoding proteasome subunit beta: protein MIAVPGEAGSGGISSFTEYLRVHAPERLPHNLIGNGAGPISAEQIPHGTTIVAISYPGGVILAGDRRATMGNLIATRDVQKVYVTDEYSAAGIAGTAGIAIEMVRLFTVELEHYEKIEGVQLTLDGKVARLASMVRSNLGAAMQGLAAIPLLVGFDAEGDPGDRGRIFSFDVAGSRHEETGGYEAIGSGSVFAKSSMKKLFRSTLSASEALSVAVEALYDAADDDSATGGPDLVRRIFPTAVRVSAEGAVVVDEQEIADAAEAVIARRRAASSESAEAPGEQA from the coding sequence ATGATCGCCGTCCCCGGCGAGGCGGGATCCGGCGGCATCTCGTCGTTCACCGAATATCTCCGTGTCCACGCACCGGAGCGGCTCCCGCACAATCTCATCGGCAACGGAGCCGGGCCGATCAGCGCTGAGCAGATCCCGCACGGCACCACGATCGTGGCCATCAGCTATCCCGGCGGCGTCATCCTCGCCGGCGACCGGCGCGCCACGATGGGCAATCTGATCGCCACGCGCGACGTCCAGAAGGTGTACGTCACCGACGAGTACTCGGCGGCCGGCATCGCAGGCACCGCGGGCATCGCGATCGAGATGGTCCGCCTGTTCACCGTCGAACTGGAGCACTACGAGAAGATCGAGGGCGTCCAACTGACCCTGGACGGCAAGGTCGCACGACTGGCGTCGATGGTCCGCAGCAACCTCGGGGCCGCCATGCAGGGCCTCGCCGCGATTCCGCTGCTCGTCGGCTTCGACGCCGAGGGCGACCCCGGTGACCGGGGGCGGATCTTCTCCTTCGACGTGGCGGGTTCGCGCCATGAGGAGACCGGCGGGTACGAGGCCATCGGTTCCGGCTCGGTGTTCGCCAAGTCGTCGATGAAGAAGCTCTTCCGCAGCACGCTGTCGGCGTCCGAAGCACTGAGCGTGGCCGTCGAGGCCCTGTACGACGCCGCCGACGACGACTCCGCCACCGGCGGCCCGGACCTGGTCCGCCGGATCTTCCCGACCGCGGTCCGCGTGAGCGCCGAGGGTGCCGTCGTGGTCGACGAGCAGGAGATCGCCGACGCGGCCGAGGCCGTCATCGCCCGACGTCGCGCGGCGAGCTCGGAGTCGGCCGAAGCACCGGGGGAGCAGGCATGA
- the prcA gene encoding proteasome subunit alpha, translating into MTFPYYASAEQIMRDRSELARKGIARGRSVVALTYADGVLFVAHNPSNTLRKVSEIYDRLGFAAVGKYNEFESLRRAGIQMADLRGYSYDRADVTGLSLASAYANTLGAVFTEQAKPYEVELCVGEVAQPGRTTDSQLYRIGYDGSIVDEKSFIVMGGATEPINAAMKDSYESGLPLAAALRVAVAALSTPTETGNGDKEATAVALTAADVEVAVLDRNRPRRAFKRIRRDDVTAYLEEE; encoded by the coding sequence ATGACCTTTCCGTATTACGCGAGCGCCGAGCAGATCATGCGCGACCGCTCGGAGCTCGCCCGCAAGGGCATTGCGCGCGGTCGTTCGGTCGTCGCCCTCACCTACGCCGACGGCGTGCTGTTCGTCGCACACAATCCGTCGAACACGCTCCGCAAGGTCAGCGAGATCTACGACCGCCTCGGCTTCGCCGCGGTCGGCAAGTACAACGAGTTCGAGAGCCTGCGACGTGCGGGCATCCAGATGGCCGACCTCCGCGGCTACAGCTACGACCGCGCCGACGTCACCGGACTGTCCCTGGCCAGCGCCTACGCCAACACTCTCGGCGCCGTGTTCACCGAACAGGCCAAGCCCTACGAGGTGGAACTGTGCGTCGGCGAAGTGGCCCAGCCCGGACGCACCACCGACTCGCAGCTGTACCGCATCGGCTACGACGGCTCCATCGTCGACGAGAAGTCGTTCATCGTGATGGGCGGAGCCACCGAGCCGATCAACGCGGCGATGAAGGACTCGTACGAGTCCGGGCTGCCCCTGGCCGCCGCCCTCCGCGTCGCCGTCGCCGCCCTGTCGACTCCCACCGAGACAGGGAACGGCGACAAGGAGGCCACCGCGGTGGCGCTGACCGCCGCCGACGTCGAGGTGGCCGTCCTCGACCGCAATCGCCCGCGGCGAGCGTTCAAGCGCATCCGGCGCGACGACGTCACCGCCTACCTCGAAGAGGAGTGA
- the pafA gene encoding Pup--protein ligase: protein MERRIMGIETEYGVTCTFQGQRRLSPDEVARYLFRRVVAWGRSSNVFLTNGARLYLDVGSHPEYATAECDSVRQLITHDRAGEQILEELLVDAEERLVTEGIGGDIYLFKNNTDSAGNSYGCHENYLVSRVGEFGRVSDVLLPFLVTRQLICGAGKVLTVGHEAKYCLSQRADHIWEGVSSATTRSRPIINTRDEPHADAEKYRRLHVIVGDSNMSETTTMLKVGSALLVLEMIESGISFHDFALDNPIRAIRDISHDPTGRREIRLAGGRTTTALAVQREYHARAVKHLANRTPDETMDRVVDLWGRVLDAVEDDDFSAVDTEIDWVIKRKLIQRYQDKYSWDLTAPKIAQLDLAYHDIRRGRGVFDLLARKGLAARVTTDEEIDAATSVPPQTTRAKLRGEFISAAQKANRDFTVDWVHLKVNDQAQRNVLCKDPFRNVDERVERLIASL, encoded by the coding sequence GTGGAACGCCGCATCATGGGCATCGAGACCGAGTACGGGGTCACCTGCACCTTTCAGGGGCAGCGCCGCCTGAGCCCGGACGAGGTGGCTCGCTACCTGTTCCGTCGCGTCGTCGCGTGGGGCCGGTCGTCGAACGTCTTCCTCACCAACGGCGCCCGCCTGTATCTGGACGTCGGCTCGCACCCCGAGTACGCGACCGCCGAGTGCGACTCCGTGCGTCAGCTCATCACCCACGACCGGGCCGGTGAGCAGATCCTCGAGGAACTGCTCGTCGACGCCGAGGAGCGGCTGGTCACCGAGGGCATCGGCGGCGACATCTACCTGTTCAAGAACAACACCGACTCCGCGGGCAACTCCTACGGCTGCCACGAGAACTACCTGGTCAGCCGGGTCGGGGAGTTCGGTCGCGTCTCCGATGTCCTGTTGCCGTTCCTGGTGACCCGGCAGCTCATCTGCGGTGCGGGCAAGGTCCTGACCGTCGGCCACGAGGCGAAGTACTGCCTGTCGCAGCGCGCCGACCACATCTGGGAGGGCGTCTCCTCGGCGACCACCCGATCGCGACCGATCATCAACACGCGCGACGAACCGCACGCCGACGCCGAGAAGTACCGCCGCCTGCACGTGATCGTCGGCGACTCCAACATGTCCGAGACCACGACGATGCTCAAAGTCGGATCGGCGCTGCTGGTGTTGGAGATGATCGAGTCGGGGATCTCGTTCCACGACTTCGCGCTCGATAACCCGATCCGCGCCATCCGCGACATCAGCCACGATCCGACCGGTCGCCGCGAGATCCGCCTGGCGGGCGGTCGGACCACCACGGCCCTCGCCGTGCAGCGCGAGTATCACGCGCGGGCCGTGAAGCACCTCGCCAACCGGACGCCCGACGAGACGATGGATCGCGTCGTCGACCTGTGGGGCCGGGTCCTGGACGCCGTCGAGGACGACGACTTCAGCGCTGTCGACACCGAGATCGACTGGGTCATCAAGCGCAAGCTGATCCAGCGGTACCAGGACAAGTACTCGTGGGATCTCACCGCGCCGAAGATCGCACAGCTCGACCTCGCCTACCACGACATTCGCCGCGGTCGGGGCGTCTTCGACCTCCTGGCTCGCAAGGGACTGGCGGCCCGGGTCACCACCGACGAGGAGATCGACGCGGCCACCTCGGTTCCTCCGCAGACCACGCGGGCCAAACTGCGCGGGGAGTTCATCAGCGCCGCGCAGAAGGCGAATCGCGACTTCACCGTCGACTGGGTGCATCTGAAGGTCAACGACCAGGCCCAGCGGAACGTCCTCTGCAAGGATCCGTTCCGGAACGTGGACGAGCGCGTCGAACGGTTGATCGCGTCGCTATGA
- a CDS encoding helix-turn-helix transcriptional regulator, with product MTSKSERIVNLVVCLMSARQYVTATYLRQNVVGYTDTGKSEESFKRMLERDKADLREMGIPIETGRNPDGSEGYRIDPEQYSLPDITLDRSEAAAVAAAAAVWHEPSVAAVFQTAVLKLQAAGIDVATDDEIGVTHGGSRRSLGDELAITALLSAIDAGRPVTFMHRTTRGTRARTLEPWGIVTDGGRWYVAGHDRDRDATRTFRISRVFDVKAFGDAGAVTVPADADVRQIVADAVAQDDAAPGTVARVWVAAGRAHGLRRIATSATPHRLGDDAGDLLSIDVRSRSGLRRLILGAGADAVVLEPADLRADVIADLDRLIAQGVTA from the coding sequence GTGACTTCGAAGAGCGAGCGGATCGTCAATCTGGTCGTCTGCCTGATGTCGGCCAGACAGTACGTGACCGCGACCTACCTGCGTCAGAACGTCGTGGGCTACACCGACACCGGCAAGTCGGAAGAGTCTTTCAAGCGGATGCTCGAACGCGACAAGGCCGACCTGCGGGAGATGGGCATCCCCATCGAGACCGGTCGCAACCCCGACGGTTCGGAGGGCTATCGGATCGACCCGGAGCAGTACTCCCTGCCCGACATCACCCTCGATCGATCGGAGGCCGCGGCGGTCGCCGCAGCGGCCGCGGTGTGGCACGAGCCGTCCGTGGCCGCGGTCTTCCAGACCGCCGTCCTGAAACTGCAGGCCGCAGGCATCGACGTGGCCACCGACGACGAGATCGGCGTGACCCACGGCGGCTCGCGACGATCCCTCGGCGACGAGTTGGCGATCACGGCGCTGCTGTCGGCGATCGACGCCGGCCGCCCCGTCACGTTCATGCACCGCACCACCCGCGGCACCCGCGCGCGGACCCTGGAACCGTGGGGGATCGTCACCGACGGCGGACGCTGGTACGTCGCAGGCCACGACCGCGACCGGGACGCGACGCGCACCTTCCGCATCTCGCGCGTGTTCGACGTCAAGGCCTTCGGCGACGCCGGCGCCGTGACGGTGCCTGCCGACGCCGACGTCCGGCAGATCGTCGCGGACGCGGTGGCCCAGGACGACGCCGCCCCGGGCACGGTGGCCCGGGTGTGGGTGGCCGCCGGACGAGCGCACGGCCTCCGCCGGATCGCCACGTCTGCGACGCCGCATCGTCTCGGCGACGACGCCGGGGACCTGCTCTCGATCGACGTGCGCTCCCGGTCGGGACTGCGACGGCTCATCCTCGGTGCCGGCGCGGACGCGGTCGTCCTCGAGCCCGCCGATCTGCGCGCCGACGTGATCGCCGACCTCGACCGACTCATCGCCCAGGGGGTGACCGCATGA